The following coding sequences lie in one Nycticebus coucang isolate mNycCou1 chromosome 20, mNycCou1.pri, whole genome shotgun sequence genomic window:
- the LOC128573103 gene encoding zinc finger protein 729-like: MLETYRHLVFLGLAISKPELITCLEQSKEPWKVKTHQTVVKHPVISNHSTQSNSQVLGMNILLPEIILRRYENDGPENLNSIKDWDRVCEYKQQNVCYNGLDESLTAMHGKIYQCSKCFKVVRKLSNVNRHKMIYTGEITLKCKKYEKVLKLCSNVHKHEITHSVEKQYKCKECCKVFKSCSRLSKHRGLHTAEKISHCENDDKYLSHSSKYYNYETIYNVDNPYKFEACDKSFNHYSSLSVHKRIHSGEKPYKCEECCKPFKDSSTLSVHKRIRSGQKPYKCQKCGKAFNWYSHLSVHKRIHTGDKPYNCEECRKAFNDSSTLSVHKRIHSGKKPYKCEECGKAFKDSSILSVHKRIHSGEKPYKCEECGKAFNDSSTLSAHKRIHSGEKPYKCEECAKAFNHSSTLSVHKRIHSGEKPYKCQECGKAFKDSSTFSVHKRIHSGEKPYKCEECGKAFKNSSTLSIHRRIHSGEKPYKCQECGKAFKWSSTFSVHKISHSGEKPYKCEECGKAFNRYSHLSVHKRIHSGEKPYKCEECGKAFNYASTLSAHKRIHSGEKPYKCEECDKAFNYSSTLSAHKRTHSGEKPYKCEECAKAFKWSSKLSVHKRIHSREKPYKCQECGKAYDGHSQLSVHKRIHSGEKPYKCQECGKAFNWSSNLSVHKRVHSGEKPYKCQECGKAFNRSSNLSVHKRIHSGEKPYKCEECGKAFKNSSTLSVHKRIHSGEKPYKCQECGKAFNRSSNLSVHKRIHSGEKPYKCEECGKAFNDSSKLSVHKRIHSGGKPYKCEEWKSI, from the exons atgttagagacctacagacACCTGGTCTTCCTAG GGCTTGCCATCTCTAAGCCAGagctcatcacctgtctggagcaaagtaaagaaccctggaaggtgaagactcACCAGACAGTGgtcaagcacccag ttataTCTAATCATTCCACCCAGAGCAATTCACAAGTGCTGGGCATGAATATTTTATTACCGGAGATAATCCTGAGAAGATATGAAAATGATGGCCCTGAGAATTTAAACTCAATAAAAGACTGGGATAGGGTGTGTGAGTATAAGCAGCAGAACGTATGTTACAATGGACTAGATGAAAGTTTAACAGCTATGCATGGTAAAATCTACCAATGCAGTAAATGTTTCAAAGTTgtcagaaaattatcaaatgtaaATAGACATAAGATGATATATACTGGAGAAATAACATTGAAgtgtaaaaaatatgaaaaagtctTAAAACTATGCTCAAACGTCCATAAACATGAGATAACCCATTCTGTGGAAAAgcagtacaaatgtaaagaatgttgcAAAGTCTTTAAATCTTGCTCAAGACTGTCTAAACACAGGGGACTTCATACTGCAGAGAAAATTTCCCATTGTGAGAATGATGACAAGTATCTTAGCCACAGCTCAAAGTATTATAACTATGAGACAATTTATAATGTAGACAATCCTTACAAATTTGAAGCATGTGACAAATCCTTTAACCATTACTCATCCCtatctgtacataaaagaattcattctggagagaaaccctacaaatgtgaagaatgttgCAAACCCTTTAAGGATTCCTCAactctttctgtacataaaagaattcgtTCTGGacagaaaccatacaaatgtcaaaaatgtggcaaagcctttaactggtactcacatctttctgtacataaaagaattcatactggagataAACCCTACAATTGTGAAGAATGTAGAAAAGCCTTTAAtgattcctcaaccctttctgtacataaaagaattcattctggaaaaaaaccttacaaatgtgaagaatgtggaaaagcctttaaggattcctctattctttctgtacataaaagaattcattctggagagaaaccctacaaatgtgaagaatgtggaaaagcctttaatgatTCCTCTACTCTTTctgcacataaaagaattcattctggagagaaaccttacaaatgtgaagaatgtgcaaaagcctttaaccattcctcaaccctttctgtacataaaagaattcattctggagagaaaccctacaaatgtcaagaatgtggaaaagcctttaaggattcctcaaccttttctgtacataaaagaattcattctggagagaaaccctacaaatgtgaagaatgtggaaaagcctttaagaattcctcaaccctttctatacatagaagaattcattctggagagaaaccctacaaatgtcaagaatgtggaaaagcctttaaatggtcctcaaccttttctgtacataaaataagtcattctggggagaaaccctacaaatgtgaagaatgtggaaaagcctttaaccgctactcacacctttctgtgcataaaagaattcattctggagagaaaccctacaaatgtgaagaatgtggcaaagcctttaattatGCCTCTACTCTTTctgcacataaaagaattcattctggagagaaaccctacaaatgtgaagaatgtgacaaagcctttaaTTATTCCTCTACTCTTTCTGCACATAAAAGAactcattctggagagaaaccctacaaatgtgaagaatgtgcaAAAGCCTTTAAGTGGTCCTCAAAACTTTcggtacataaaagaattcattctagagagaaaccctacaaatgtcaagaatgtggaaaagcctatGATGGGCACTCAcaactttctgtacataaaagaattcattctggagagaaaccctacaaatgtcaagaatgtggaaaagcctttaactggtcctcaaacctttctgtacacaaaagagttcattctggagagaaaccctacaaatgtcaagaatgtggaaaagcctttaaccggtcctcaaacctttctgtacacaaaagaattcattctggagagaaaccctataaatgtgaagaatgtggaaaagcctttaagaattcctcaaccctttctgtacataaaagaattcattctggagagaaaccctacaaatgtcaagaatgtggaaaagcctttaaccggtcctcaaacctttctgtacacaaaagaattcattctggagagaaaccctataaatgtgaagaatgtggaaaagcctttaatgatTCCTCTaaactttctgtacataaaagaattcattctggagggaaaccctacaaatgtgaagaatggaaaagcatttaA